The proteins below come from a single Solea solea chromosome 6, fSolSol10.1, whole genome shotgun sequence genomic window:
- the LOC131460782 gene encoding keratin, type I cytoskeletal 18-like yields MNSHYQRISSARSTPQYSSSIYGGAGGYGSRISSASRSSLHSAGPMSSSSSAFKLSSGMGGGMSAGYGGAGASMASSGGGIMGNERGAMQNLNDRLANYLETVRNLEQANKELEIKIRDALEKGGPDMRDYTKYEPIIGDLRQQIFDKIVENARYVLQIDNARLAADDFKVKFDNEMAIRQSVEADIAGLKKVIDDTNMSRMNIESEIEAVREELAFLKKNHENEVMELRSQISHSGVQVDVDAPKGQDIAQIMEDMRSNYEKIAVKNAEDLKRWHENQIADVQVEVSQNTEALQGAHAEKSDLARQIQTLEIELASQQSLKASLEETLRNTEHRNNMEMEKYNSIIVRLEEELTNLRANIQQQTQEYEVLLNMKMKLEAEIATYKSLLDGGDFKLQDALDELVASS; encoded by the exons ATGAACTCACACTATCAACGCATCTCATCAGCCCGCTCTACACCCCAGTACAGTTCCAGCATTTATGGGGGTGCTGGTGGATATGGAAGCCGCATCTCTTCTGCCTCCAGATCTTCCCTGCACTCAGCTGGCCCAATgtcatcttcttcctctgcctTCAAGCTGAGCAGTGGAATGGGTGGTGGTATGAGTGCAGGTTATGGTGGAGCTGGTGCATCCATGGCATCCAGCGGTGGTGGGATCATGGGCAATGAGAGGGGAGCCATGCAAAACCTCAACGATCGCCTGGCCAACTACCTGGAGACAGTGAGGAACCTGGAACAGGCCAACAAGGAGCTGGAGATCAAGATCAGGGATGCACTGGAGAAGGGAGGTCCCGACATGAGAGACTACACCAAGTATGAACCCATTATTGGTGACCTGCGTCAACAG ATCTTTGATAAAATAGTGGAAAATGCTCGCTACGTGCTCCAGATTGACAATGCCCGACTTGCTGCCGACGACTTCAAAGTGAA GTTCGACAATGAGATGGCAATCCGCCAGTCTGTGGAGGCTGACATCGCTGGCCTGAAGAAAGTCATTGATGACACCAACATGAGCAGGATGAACATCGAGAGTGAGATTGAAGCTGTGAGGGAGGAGCTCGCCTTCCTAAAGAAGAACCATGAGAAT GAGGTGATGGAGCTGAGGAGTCAGATCTCTCATTCGGGCGTACAAGTAGACGTAGACGCCCCTAAAGGTCAGGACATAGCCCAGATCATGGAGGACATGAGGTCAAATTATGAAAAGATTGCTGTGAAGAATGCAGAGGACCTCAAACGGTGGCATGAAAATCAG ATTGCAGATGTGCAGGTGGAGGTATCACAGAACACAGAAGCTCTGCAGGGGGCCCACGCGGAGAAGAGCGACTTAGCCAGACAGATACAGACCCTGGAAATTGAACTTGCCTCCCAACAGAGCTTA AAAGCGTCATTAGAAGAAACACTACGCAACACAGAGCACCGAAACAACATGGAAATGGAGAAGTACAACTCCATCATTGTTCgcctggaggaggagctgaccAACTTGCGTGCAAACATCCAGCAACAGACGCAAGAGTATGAGGTGCTCCTAAACATGAAGATGAAGCTGGAAGCAGAGATCGCCACTTACAAGAGTCTGCTGGATGGTGGAGACTTCAA GCTCCAGGATGCACTCGATGAGCTGGTGGCCTCAAGTTAA